In the Micromonospora narathiwatensis genome, one interval contains:
- a CDS encoding roadblock/LC7 domain-containing protein: protein MTHAHPGDGTGQGLPGCAWLVRQFAEDVPGVTHAILMSLDGLQLAASDSVGRDAGDRLPALTAGC from the coding sequence GTGACCCACGCACACCCGGGCGACGGCACCGGCCAGGGGCTGCCCGGCTGCGCCTGGCTGGTCCGCCAGTTCGCCGAGGACGTTCCCGGGGTCACCCACGCGATCCTGATGTCGCTGGACGGTCTGCAGCTCGCCGCGTCCGACAGCGTCGGCCGGGACGCCGGCGACCGGCTTCCCGCGCTGACCGCGGGCTGTTGA
- a CDS encoding sensor histidine kinase, with amino-acid sequence MDPTVAHWSVAPQGTPQPPPPPPEEPAPDPWPAICEQFALRVLALAYQVGSHLAAVEADEQDPDRLERLYRIDHANTRIRRHAENLQVLLDRRVEDPDPRTVTLVDVIRAATSAVEHYPRVRVGHVVELAVVEFAADDLIRVLTELLDNASRFSPPAAPVLVSAFITEDGGVLLRIEDAGVGLHPDQLTQLNALLDGQPASPVTLDPTAHLGLAVVAHLAVAHQLRVTLTNRPSGGTTATVLVPGALLCEIPAEPGPDSAPPSPARPAGATDRRSTPTAARRGSAHSPTVRLAALGTPATEQQQPEPGLPTRVRRTVRDEAAAMPRPPADAGAGSPPEAWPDETAAFAAGVGDARNTTAEGRQ; translated from the coding sequence TTGGACCCGACGGTCGCCCATTGGTCCGTCGCGCCACAAGGGACACCCCAGCCCCCGCCCCCGCCACCCGAGGAACCCGCGCCCGACCCCTGGCCGGCGATCTGCGAGCAGTTCGCGCTGCGGGTCCTCGCCCTGGCCTACCAGGTGGGCTCGCACCTGGCGGCCGTCGAGGCCGACGAGCAGGACCCGGACCGGCTGGAACGGCTCTACCGGATCGACCACGCGAACACCCGCATCCGCCGGCACGCGGAGAACCTGCAGGTCCTGCTGGACCGCCGGGTCGAGGACCCCGACCCGCGGACAGTCACCCTGGTCGACGTGATCCGGGCGGCCACCTCGGCCGTCGAGCACTACCCCCGCGTCCGGGTGGGACACGTGGTGGAGCTGGCGGTGGTCGAGTTCGCCGCCGACGACCTGATCCGGGTGCTCACCGAACTGCTGGACAACGCCAGCCGGTTCTCCCCGCCCGCCGCCCCGGTGCTCGTCTCCGCGTTCATCACCGAGGACGGCGGCGTCCTGCTGCGGATCGAGGACGCCGGCGTGGGTCTCCATCCCGACCAGCTCACCCAGCTCAACGCGCTGCTCGACGGCCAGCCGGCCAGCCCGGTCACCCTCGACCCGACCGCCCACCTCGGGCTCGCCGTCGTCGCCCACCTGGCCGTCGCCCACCAACTGCGGGTCACCCTCACCAACCGGCCCTCGGGCGGCACCACGGCGACCGTGCTGGTCCCGGGCGCGCTGCTCTGCGAGATCCCGGCCGAGCCGGGCCCCGACTCCGCGCCGCCGTCGCCGGCCCGGCCCGCCGGCGCGACCGACCGACGAAGTACGCCGACGGCCGCGCGACGCGGCAGCGCCCACTCGCCGACCGTACGCCTGGCCGCGCTGGGCACTCCGGCCACCGAGCAGCAGCAGCCGGAGCCCGGCCTGCCCACACGCGTGCGGCGCACGGTCCGCGACGAGGCCGCCGCGATGCCGCGCCCGCCGGCCGACGCCGGAGCCGGATCCCCGCCCGAGGCGTGGCCGGACGAGACGGCGGCGTTCGCCGCTGGTGTCGGCGACGCCCGGAACACCACCGCCGAAGGACGACAGTGA